A stretch of the Nerophis ophidion isolate RoL-2023_Sa unplaced genomic scaffold, RoL_Noph_v1.0 HiC_scaffold_45, whole genome shotgun sequence genome encodes the following:
- the LOC133546830 gene encoding uncharacterized protein LOC133546830 isoform X2, which translates to MNARQEERPLQQQEDPQPPHIKEEEEEVWMSQEGECPVGQEEADVSKFPLTVVSVKTEEHEDKPPESSQLHHSPRRW; encoded by the exons atgaacgctcgtcaagaagaacgtccccttcagcagcaggaggatccacagcccccccacattaaagaggaagaggaggaagtgtggatgagtcaggagggagagtgtcctgtagggcaggaggaggctgatgtcagcaagtttccactgactgttgtctctgtgaagactgaagagcatgaagacaaaccacctgagtcctcacagcttcatcacagtccaa ggaggtggtga